From the Companilactobacillus ginsenosidimutans genome, the window ACCATTTCTCCAAGATTTGGTTGAGCTAAGATAACTTCGTAAAGGAAGACTACCAAGATAACCAAGATTAATGCGGCAACGATGGCTTCGATTTTTCTGAAACCTAATTTCATTAAAACGAGTAGTAGTAAAACATCGAATGCGGTAATTATAATACCCAATAATACTGGAATATTGAATAATAGCTTTAAGGCAATGGCTGAACCAATGATTTCGGCGATATCCGTCGCCATAATCGCAAGCTCAGTGATTATCCAAAGGAAGATTCCCCCGGCTTTACTTGTATTTTCTCGCGTTAATTGTGCTAAATCTTTTCCTGTAACAATCCCCAATTTTGCGGACATATATTGTAACAACATAGCAATTAAACTGGAAATCAAAATAACTGTTAGCAGTTTATATTTGAATTGAGCACCACCGGCGATTGATGTTACCCAATTACCTGGATCCATGTATCCAACAGCAACAAGTGCTCCTGGGCCACTATATGCAAGAAGGGTTTTGAAAAATCCTGCATTAGTTGGGACTTCAACGGTATTATTAATCTCTTCTAGAGATGGACCGTTGGCATAATGGATTAGGCCTTCGTGTTTGTCTTTTTTATCACTCAAGCTTATTTCCCCCTTTTGTTTCTCAAATTATAATAACACTCAATGAATAAGTATTAAACCGGTATAAGAAATAATTTAGGCATGCTTAAATATATTTATATAGTTTAAAAAAGAATATTATTTTTTGAGAAAAACTGAGCAAGTGTTTGAAATACTAATAGAGGTAACTTACAATACAGATACAAGAAAGGAACGGTGAAGATTATGTATGGAATAATAATTTTTATCGACGTTGTATTCTTAGTAGGAGCTATCTTTAGTATTTATTGGCAATCACAAATTGAAATCAGAGCAACCTATAAGTTCTCAACTCTGATTTTTGCTGTATTTGTTGGTGCCTGGCTAATGGTTTCGCCGGTCAATCGCCTTGCATACATCTTCATGGTTGCTGAATTCGTTACGATTACAGTCATGAATGGTGTTGGCGGCATCGGTAATAAGAAAATCATTTTGAGTGGTTTTTATTCTGGAGTGTTGGATTATTCACAAATCGTTCATGTTACCTTGATTCCAATTGAGATACCTGGACAAGGTGAGCGAGTTGCAGTTATTTTCAACACTAAGCGTCCCCAACAAATTGAGCTCAATTTTAAGAGATCATACAAGGAAATTGAAAAATTTTTACAAGATAAACTTTCAAAAGATGTCCAAGTTGAGATTGGGCAAGTTTAAGTTGAATCTAAAAAGTCCAGCAATATCAAATTTGATATTACTGGACTTTTTTTAATTGGCGCCATTGATGTCGCGGTTGATGTAACCGATATATCCAATGGCTATTAGAACAACTCCGATGGCAATTTGCCACCAGAAAGTTCCAGGATCAAGTGTGTGAACTGGAACCTTTGGTACATATCCAAAAGGTGTTAATTTTGACCACCATTCAGGTAATTTAATTAATTTTCCAAAGTATTGAATGAAAAGTGCCACGATTAAATATCCATATCCTAAGTTAGCTAGTTTTGGAGTCCAGCCGATTAAGGCGGCCGAAATACCTAGCATAATTAACATTGGTGAGATATATCCATAGAAACCACGCATGAAAATGTGCAAGCCGATTGGGTGTGTCATTGAATAAACTCCACCTAATTGTAAGCCCCAAAGTGTCATGAAGAGAACTAAATAAGTTGTGAATAAAGCTAAAGTTAATGTGTCAGTAAATAATCTTGCTCTACCAACAGGTTTAGCATGAATCATTTCCAAAAATCCTTTGCTTTCACCAGTTTTTAGATAGTTGATAAGTTGTACTCCGGGTATGGTTGATAACACTCCGAAGACTATCATCAAAACACTGGTGAACTCTTTGATAATCAATATGTTAGCTTCATGCACTGCGTTTGGACCCAGCAATGTACCAATTGTAGGATTTGTTTTCAAGATATCTCCAATTGAATTGAAGATGGATCCATAAGTAAATCCGAGAATCATCATACCGATTGCCCAGACAATAATAGTTGTTCTGTGTAATCTCCAAAATAGTCCTAGAGGTCCGTTTAAAAACACGGAGGCCCGAGCACGTCCGGCCCGAGTTGCGATAACGCCGGCTCCCATATCGCGTTTTTGATTAATTATCATTGCTAGAATAGCGACGATAATTGAGAAAGCTAGCATAAGCCAAACTGGGGTCCAGTCGTTATTTTTATAAGTTGAGAATTTTTCGACCCAGCCGAAAGGCACCCACCAAGTTATTTTAGGATTTGAAACATCAGTCATCATTCTGGCGATGTACATAATTCCGAAAATCAAGTATGCCAGGATTGAAGCGGAACGTGAATTGTCAACAAGTTGTGCAACGAAAGCAGCGATGCTGGCAAACATTAATCCAGAAAAGCCTAAACCGATTCCCAATAGGAAGTCACCATTGATATCAGTTCCATCCAAGTTTGCGGCAATTAGTCCTAGTGAATAAAATAGTCCAATTCCTAAATTCAAAATGACAACTTCAATTAAAGTTGCAGTTAAGTTAGAAATTTTTCCAACAGCGTGAGAACGAATCATTTCGAGAATTCCTGAGTCTTCATCACCACGAGTATTCTTAATGACAATTGAGTAATTCATAATTGCGGCCATAATTGCCATGAATACGGTCATTTCAGCTGCAAAGATATCAGCAGTTGTGTAAGGACCAGCTGGCATTTTTCCGAAAAGGGATGTCATCGCTGGTGACTTTAAAGTAGAAACGATTGATGCAATTGAAGCTTTCGTTCCATAAAGTGAAGTGAATTTAGCAGCAACTGCGGCGAAGAGGCCACCCATTGCGACAAGCCAGATAACTAATTTCAACCAGTCTTTTCGAAGACTTAATCTGGTTAAAAATCCAGTTCTGGCAAAATTGCGGCTATCCATTGTTAGCACCACCTTTTTCTTCGGAGTCGGAATCATAATATCTCATGAATAAATCTTCCAAAGTAGGTGGAGTTGATTGTAAGCTGACAATTTGTTTTCCAGACAAATATGCCATGATTTTTCCAATGTGTTCAGTATCGACTGAGAATTGTTGAAGTCCATTTTCCTGAGTTATGACATTGTGAACGCCTTCCATCGAAGAAAGTTCTGGTGTATCCTCAATAGTTTTGAATTCAACCACTGTTCTAGTTAGGTGACGCATCTCAGCCAAAGTACCAGTTTCAACGACTTCACCTTTACGAATAATTCCGATGCGGTCACACATTTTTTCTACTTCTGACAAAATGTGGCTGGAAAGAAGCACGGCTTTACCGTTTTTCTTCAATTCTTCAACGGATTGTTGGAAATATTCCTCATTTAAAGGATCAAGGCCAGAAGTTGGTTCATCGAAAATGTAGAAATCAGCATCAGTTGAAAAAGCAGCTATTAATGCCACTTTTTGACGATTACCTTTCGAGTATGTCCGAGCTTTCTTAGTAGGGTCAAGCTGGAATCGTTTGATCATTTCATCAGTTTTGGAGGAATGCTTGCTGCCACCAAGTTTTAAGAACAAGTCAATGATTTCGCCACCAGTCAAATTTGGCCACAAGTAGACATCGCCAGGTACGTAGGCAATTCGTTTGTGGATTGAAACTGCATCCTTGAAAACATCCTTGCCGAAAATTGTTGCTGTTCCACCGCTAGCACGCAGAATTCCTAATAGAGTTCTGATGGTAGTTGATTTACCAGCACCATTAGGCCCGATGAATCCGAAAACTTCACCAGGATAAACATCGAAAGTTACGTTTTTTAAAGCTTTAAATTTTCCAAATTGTTTTTGCAAATTATCAATATGTAAAATTGGTTGATTTGAATAGTTCATATTACACCCCCGAGAAAGTGAACTATGCTTCTTGAATAGTTCACTATTTACTCGTATAGTATAGCCAGTTATAAGGGCTGTCAATCCTGATATACCAGGAAACTGAACTATTTTATAGCCATTTTTATGAAACGTTATTACTACAAGTAAATAACTGAAATATTTTAGCAAAATAATTTTGGAGGCGATGATGATGGATGGGAATCAATTACGTAAAAACAAGAAAAAAGAAGATATTAAGAATGCCGCATACAAGATGTTCATGACTTATGGATTCAAGAAAACATCAATTGCGCAAGTAGCAAAATTAGCCGGATGTTCTCAAGTAACGCTGTATAAATATTTTCCCAGTAAAGTCGATCTCGGGCGTGCAATTGTCATGTCTTTGATTGTTGACGGTTATGATGAGTACGACAAGCAACTGGATGATACCAGCAAATCATTCATGGATAAAATGCAAGATATGATGGTCAGCAGTGTCAATATTTCAGATAACATCAATAACGATTTTTTCAAATTTATGATTGATGAATTCCAAGGGCGCAACGGCGACGACCATGTTATGAAAAAGTATGACATGCTTAAATTTGGATTTTGGCGGAAGTTATTGAATCAAGGTCGTGCAGAACATGTGGTTAGTGATGAAATATCTGATTATGGTGCAATGATATATTTAGATATGTATGTCCAATATGTTATGCGTCCGGGTGGAGTCTCTTATAAGAACGCGGTTGAAATGAAGAAGCATGAGAAAGAATTGGTACACATGTTTTTCTACGGGATAATTGGCAAGTAATTGGCTGACAAGCCAAAACTAACTGAGACTAATCTCTCAGTTTTTTTTATTGGTTGTATAACCAAGTTTTATACGTTAATCTTTATTCGAGGTGAATATTATGGAAAAAATTGTAGTTAGTTTATTTGCAGGATTATTACTGCTTGGAACTGCCAGTACTCTAGACGTATCAACTGCTTCAGCTGATTCAAGTGCCACAGCCACAGAACAATCTCCAAGTGAAAACTACGTTGTATTTATGATTACGGGGAATGCTTCAGTTTACGGACCAAACGGAATGGATTTGAAGATGCCAGCACCTATTAGCAACAAGTCGTATCAAGTTTCAACTAAGGATATCGTTACGTTAAAGGATGGAACAGTTCTTTATCCAATCAACAACGATAACCAATATGTTAAATCGACTGAGGTTGAAGTTGCACAGAACAACGAAGAACCAGCCGATAATTACATTGCTTTCATGATTACGGGAAATGCTCCAGTTTATTCTCCAACTGGCATGGATTTGAAGATGTTAGCACCAATTAGTAATAAAAATTATGAAGTTTCAACTAAAGACATTATCAAATTAGATGATGGAACATATTTATATCCTATTAATGATTTTAATCAATACGTTAAATCGACCGATGTCGAACAAGCTTTGAACTCTGAAACACCTATTCAGTGGAAAACAACACCGCTAGATACAATCGTTCATACTAAAGATTTGATTGGTATACCTTTATATGATCAAGATGGAAATATTATCGAATATCAAGCACTAGGCGCTGATTCATATTGGTACACAGATAAAAAGATTGAGAATCCAAAAACTGGTGAAGTCTTCTATCGAGTATCAACCAATGAATATGTAAGTAGTGTAGATATAATTTAATTTATACAAAAAATCTTTCGATATTTTGAAAGATTTTTTATTTTGTGCGGTATCATATAAGTGCGATATATCAAATGATGAGGGTCAATTGAGGTCGAGGATATGCACAACTTAAAAGATAAATTCCTAGCGATGTTTCAGTGGAAGTATTTCATTCGAACGTTGTTAATCGTAATTCTGATTTTTTGCTCAATATATTTCAGCTTTCAATATATCTTTTCCAAAAATTACATCACCGGTCCATCGATGCAGCCAAATTTTTACACGGGCAATCACGTGATCTCAGTTCGCCATGCAAAAGTTAATCGTGGGGATGTAATTATTTTGCAAGCTCCGGATGAGAAAAACGCTCTGTATGTTAAGCGCGTTATTGGATTACCAGGAGACACACTTACTTCAAAGAATGGAACACTTTATATTAATGGAAAATTGTATAAAGAACCATTTTTGAAAAAGGGTAACTTGATGACCGAACCATTGAATTCTATTTATGCCGATATGGCTTATTCCTACACCTATTCGTTCAGTATTAGTTCACTTGCTGAGACTCCAAATTGGGAAAAGTTTTATAGCAAGTCATATTTGAAAAAATTGCAGAAAACAAATCGAATCCCTAAGGATAGTTATTTTGTAATGGGTGATCACCGAACAGTTTCTAAAGATAGCCGAGAGATTGGGTTTATTGATCGAAGTAAAATAGTGGGGCGAGTGTCGCTAAGATATCTTCCGCTAAATAAATTTACGTTCTACTAAAAAAAGACGACCATAAGGTCGTCTTTTGCTTTATGCAAAACTAGTGAATTAACAAAATCAAACCAGTGAATGGTTTGTAAGTATTAAAGCCATTTACCATTTCATCAAAGAAACTAGGTAACGCACCAATCATGAGTGCTGCGACGAAAATAACTAATAAGATAGAAGATTTTTTAGAAAGAGCTTGGTTTAATTTATTCCAGTCAATTGTGAATAATAACCATACGAATGAAATAATACCTACGATTTGAATAATGTTGACGAAAACATTTCGATCTACGCCAATCAATAGTAATGCGATATAAATAATAATTGCCACTGGTATCAAAGCAAGGAACACACCTAATAATGTGCTGGTAGATTTTTCTTTTTCTAGTTTCATCTTCAGGTCATCATCCTTTTTAATGAGTTCATCAAGGGATATTCCGAACAAGTCACTAATTGCTACAACGTTGGCGAAACTAGGTAGAGAAGTTTCATTTTCCCATTTTGAAATTGACTGTCGAGAAATATGAAGTTCATCCGCTAATTCTTGTTGAGACATGTGATGTTGTTCGCGTTGGTTTTTCAATTGTTGACTAATTTTCATGATATTCTCCCTCTCTTCACTTTCAATATTAAGTGACGTGTCATAAAAATGATAGAACCTACTGGTTGCACTTCGTAAAATTGCATAAATATTATTGTGTTAATTCTATTCTACAAGCATACTAATAGCATGAAATAGGAGGGGACCTATGAAATTTAAGGGGACTACATTAATATGCACTGCTGTATTAACGCTGATATTGGGGATGGGGATTGAAACACAAACAGTTCAAGCTTCTGATACTAGTTCAATAGATTCAAACGAACATGTGGAACATTCCAGTGCCGTTATAACGGACTCCGGAGATGCAACTGGGAATGATTTGGTTGTCCAACCCAATGAGATATTGGATAGTCATCCATATAATAGTCATTATCCGGGTGGAGATTTTAACATAACTCCGGATGAGGCTACTCCAAAAAATAATTTTTACGTCGCTTCAGAAAGGGATTATTTGCAGGCAGCAAATGCATTTTCCTCTGAACTAACTGAACAAAATTCTACCGATCAAAGTAGTCCTGACCAACAAGTGATTACTCAGAAGTTTGACGAAATTACTGCAGGAGATGAACAAGTCCCAAACGAAAATGTTCAAAAAGCGGTTAACTATTATCAAAATTACATTGATCAAATGAACTCAAATAATATAAATTATGATGCCTTTAAATCAGATATTCAGAGCATTGCTGATATCAATAACTATCAAGAACTGTCTAACCGGTTACCTGAATTAGCTAGGAATGGATTTGAATTACCATTTCAATTAGATTGGATGCCAGGATATCTTGCCCAAGGACAGAACGTTTTAATATACAGTCATCCTAATACTGGTAATATTCCATCTACTGGGCTAGGTGAGGATGAAACTACTAGTAAATCTGAATATTATGAGAGTAATTCCAAATTGTTTAGTATGCTTGGATTCAATCAGACAGATACTGAAAAGATACTAACAAATGCAATTAATTTCAATTCATTACTGAACGAAAGTATCAGAAGTGATACTGACCCTGCTTTTATCAAGGCGCTAACGGATAAATCTAGCATTATTCCTATTGACAGTTTCTATAACCAGACGGGAAATTTAGATTTTAAAACATATGTGAAGAATGCATATCCGGATGCATCGAAAATATTGATTGCGGACAGTCCGTTTTTGACAAAAGCTTCGAGTATCTTTAATCAGAGTAATTTTGAGATGATGAAAGATTGGATTCTAACAACAAATATTCAACTAAATTATTATTATTTTGGTAAACCAGGTCAACAAGCAAATAATATTCTTACTGGTGGGCAACCTGATTTAGAATCGGATGCTTACGATGCAATTCAGGGTTATTTTAGTGATATTCTCAGTAATTATTATGGTCAACAAACACTTCCAAACTCTGCTGTTCAAAAAGTAACTACTATGATCGACAATATTATTGCAGCATATAAACAACGAATTGAGAAGAACAATTGGCTAAGTGATTCTGGAAAAGCCAGTGTTTTAGATAAGTTGAATAATATGAAAGTCTATGTTGGTTATCCATCGAAAGTTCCAGAAAAAGGTGATTTTTCATCTCTAAACTTATCTCAAGGTGAATCAATTAGAGACATGGAACGGGAAATTAATAATTATACATTTGATCTGCACACAAAAGAGTTTAGCCAGTATGCTCCGTATACAGCATGGCAAACTCCAAGCTGGTATCAAAATGCTGAGTATATGTCAGTTGATAATTCATTTACGATTTATGACGGTATATTAACAACTCAATATATTTCGGATGATTATTCTGATTCTCAAAATTATGGTGGATTAGGCGTAGTCATTGGTCATGAAATATCGCATGCTTTCGACAGTGATGGTAGTCACTATGACAAGGATGGAAATTATTCCGATATATGGACAAGAGAAGATAGACAAAACTTTACTAATTTAACGGATAAAATGGTTAAAGAATATAATGGCGTTCCATTATTTGGACATTCAATTAATGGTGAAAATACTTTGGCTGAAAACATTGCCGATAACGGTGGTTTGAATGTTGCATTAGAAGTTGCAAAATCCTTACCAGATTTCAATGCAAATGAATTCTTCACTGCATATGCTCAAACTTTGGCTGCTCCCGTAGATGCATCGTATTATTCGGAAGATGCGTTTAAAGAAAGTCATAGTCCCGATGCTTTAAGAGCAAATATTGGTGTCCAAAACCTAGACGATTTCTACAAAACATACGACGTCAAACCTGGAGACCCAATGTGGTTAGATCCAGCTAAACGTGTAAATATTTGGTAAACAAAAACGGCATTGATGAATTATCTTCAATGCCGTTTTGTTTAGTTTTGGTCTTTGATATTTTTGAGAAGTTCAATACATTCCTCTTGATGTTTATTGGGAATGAATGATTTTCTAACTGCCATTTGCATATAGCAATCGATTGATTTGCTTGGTTTTAATGGGATTTTTACGACGTCATGACTTAACGTGACTGAGCCATCGATTACGAATCCTATTCCAAGATTGCGTGCTACTAATTTTTCGACTAACTGACTACTTGGAGCTTCGTAAATAATTTTTGGTTTTACGTTGCTGTTTTCGCAGTATCTTTCCAACGCATTACGGGGGAGTGATTGTGGTTGACGAGCGATGATTTGAAATTGCTGCAAGTCTTTAGCTTCAATCATGTGTAGATGACTTAGTGGGTGATGAATATTTGCTAGGACGCATAGGGGATGTGTTTCAAGGGGATATACCTGGAGATCATCTGATATTAATGGCTCTAGGGATGAAAAAATTGCGGCGTCTAATTTGCGATTTCTCAAGTGGTCGAGTAAGTGTTCGGAGATGTCTACTTCGGTTGTGACAGCGGGCAACAATTTGTGATGGGCAAAAGTTTGGACTACTCTTGGCAACCAGATTCCGCCGGCTACATGGGAAAATCCGAGTCGAACTTTTTGATCATCGGCATGTTTAACTTCTGATTCTAGCTGGGAGAATTCTTTGATTAATCTTCGAGCCTTGATGTAGAGAACTTCACCAGCAGATGTAGTGATTAAGCCTGAACTATGTGCAGGATGGTTCATTAGTTGTGTATTGTATTCAGACTCCAATCTTTTTAGTGCCACAGAAATCGCTGGTTGTGTCACTTGAAACTTTTTAGCAGTTGCGGTGTAGCTTCCGGTTTCAACTAAGTCGCAAAAATATTTTAAATCTCGCTCATTCATCAAAATTCCCCCTAATAAATTAATTCAAGTATATCCTAATTTTAATAACTGTTTATAAAAATAGGTTGTAACAACATGAAGGTTATCGTGTGGTTACAACCTATTTTTTGTTCATGAAAATAAATTTTAGTACCAATGGGTTACTATTTTTTACCAAAGGCCTATGACTTTAGTCCATAACAGACCGCCGCCAAGCCAGATCACGATGAAAATGACACCAATTATGGCGTTTAATTTCCACCAATCTTTATTTTCCACATAACCAGTACTTGAGAAGAAGGCTGCGGTACCAGATGAATATGGGGAAGTTGATAAGAAAATTGAACTACAGAATGCTAACAATAATGCTGCCAATGTTGGTGGAACTCCTGTACCGATTGCGACTGAAAGGAATCCAGCATACAAAGCTGAAATTTGTGTGGCAATACTTGGGAACATGTAGTGAACATAGAAATAAACTATGAATAAGATCACTAGAACCCAGATCCAAGGCATTCCGTGCAATGCGTGTCCTAAAACTTGTGAGAACCATGGGAAGAAACCGAGTGTCATGAGTTTTTTAGACATTAGCATGATGACGGATAGCCAAATCAAAATATTCCAAGCAAAGCTTTCGTTCAACATATCTTTAGTTGATATGACCCCAAAAATTAATAGGATTGATACGGCAATAAAACTGACTTCAGTGGCGTCGATTCCAAAGTGTGGACCAACAAGCCATAAAATAATTGCAAGAATAAATGTTGCTCCCATAATTTTTTCACTCATGCTCATTTTACCGATTTGTTTTAATTGATCTTCGGCCCATGCGTGAGCGTTTGGAGTTGATTTAATTTCGGGAGGATAGATTTTATATATTACGAATGGAATTATTAATAATGAAAGAAAACCTGGTACACATGATGCAGCAAACCATTGTAGCCAAGAAATTGTAATCCCTTGTGTCTTGGCAAATCCTAGAGCAATCATATTTCCAGCTAAACCTGTTAAGAATAAACCAGAAGTAATGTTATCAATTTCGTATTCGTTAAAAATTAAGAATGAACCCAATTTACTTTGAGTTCCTTTTTTAGGATCGGAACCCATCTCACGTGATAGGTTATCGATAATAGGAT encodes:
- a CDS encoding DASS family sodium-coupled anion symporter, which translates into the protein MINKINWKAFILPLVLGIGIWLLTPFKPGEISPVAWHLFAIFIATIVACVTKPIPMMGTTLIGITIATMTGIFSMDEVASGFGNSTSWLIAMCMFMAAGFIKSGLGKRIAYIFVKLFGKHTLGLAYALTAVETVLAIGIPSNNARANGIMYPIIDNLSREMGSDPKKGTQSKLGSFLIFNEYEIDNITSGLFLTGLAGNMIALGFAKTQGITISWLQWFAASCVPGFLSLLIIPFVIYKIYPPEIKSTPNAHAWAEDQLKQIGKMSMSEKIMGATFILAIILWLVGPHFGIDATEVSFIAVSILLIFGVISTKDMLNESFAWNILIWLSVIMLMSKKLMTLGFFPWFSQVLGHALHGMPWIWVLVILFIVYFYVHYMFPSIATQISALYAGFLSVAIGTGVPPTLAALLLAFCSSIFLSTSPYSSGTAAFFSSTGYVENKDWWKLNAIIGVIFIVIWLGGGLLWTKVIGLW
- a CDS encoding TetR/AcrR family transcriptional regulator, producing MDGNQLRKNKKKEDIKNAAYKMFMTYGFKKTSIAQVAKLAGCSQVTLYKYFPSKVDLGRAIVMSLIVDGYDEYDKQLDDTSKSFMDKMQDMMVSSVNISDNINNDFFKFMIDEFQGRNGDDHVMKKYDMLKFGFWRKLLNQGRAEHVVSDEISDYGAMIYLDMYVQYVMRPGGVSYKNAVEMKKHEKELVHMFFYGIIGK
- a CDS encoding ABC transporter ATP-binding protein, translating into MNYSNQPILHIDNLQKQFGKFKALKNVTFDVYPGEVFGFIGPNGAGKSTTIRTLLGILRASGGTATIFGKDVFKDAVSIHKRIAYVPGDVYLWPNLTGGEIIDLFLKLGGSKHSSKTDEMIKRFQLDPTKKARTYSKGNRQKVALIAAFSTDADFYIFDEPTSGLDPLNEEYFQQSVEELKKNGKAVLLSSHILSEVEKMCDRIGIIRKGEVVETGTLAEMRHLTRTVVEFKTIEDTPELSSMEGVHNVITQENGLQQFSVDTEHIGKIMAYLSGKQIVSLQSTPPTLEDLFMRYYDSDSEEKGGANNG
- a CDS encoding ABC transporter permease: MDSRNFARTGFLTRLSLRKDWLKLVIWLVAMGGLFAAVAAKFTSLYGTKASIASIVSTLKSPAMTSLFGKMPAGPYTTADIFAAEMTVFMAIMAAIMNYSIVIKNTRGDEDSGILEMIRSHAVGKISNLTATLIEVVILNLGIGLFYSLGLIAANLDGTDINGDFLLGIGLGFSGLMFASIAAFVAQLVDNSRSASILAYLIFGIMYIARMMTDVSNPKITWWVPFGWVEKFSTYKNNDWTPVWLMLAFSIIVAILAMIINQKRDMGAGVIATRAGRARASVFLNGPLGLFWRLHRTTIIVWAIGMMILGFTYGSIFNSIGDILKTNPTIGTLLGPNAVHEANILIIKEFTSVLMIVFGVLSTIPGVQLINYLKTGESKGFLEMIHAKPVGRARLFTDTLTLALFTTYLVLFMTLWGLQLGGVYSMTHPIGLHIFMRGFYGYISPMLIMLGISAALIGWTPKLANLGYGYLIVALFIQYFGKLIKLPEWWSKLTPFGYVPKVPVHTLDPGTFWWQIAIGVVLIAIGYIGYINRDINGAN
- a CDS encoding helix-turn-helix domain-containing protein, producing MKISQQLKNQREQHHMSQQELADELHISRQSISKWENETSLPSFANVVAISDLFGISLDELIKKDDDLKMKLEKEKSTSTLLGVFLALIPVAIIIYIALLLIGVDRNVFVNIIQIVGIISFVWLLFTIDWNKLNQALSKKSSILLVIFVAALMIGALPSFFDEMVNGFNTYKPFTGLILLIH
- a CDS encoding M13 family metallopeptidase, giving the protein MKFKGTTLICTAVLTLILGMGIETQTVQASDTSSIDSNEHVEHSSAVITDSGDATGNDLVVQPNEILDSHPYNSHYPGGDFNITPDEATPKNNFYVASERDYLQAANAFSSELTEQNSTDQSSPDQQVITQKFDEITAGDEQVPNENVQKAVNYYQNYIDQMNSNNINYDAFKSDIQSIADINNYQELSNRLPELARNGFELPFQLDWMPGYLAQGQNVLIYSHPNTGNIPSTGLGEDETTSKSEYYESNSKLFSMLGFNQTDTEKILTNAINFNSLLNESIRSDTDPAFIKALTDKSSIIPIDSFYNQTGNLDFKTYVKNAYPDASKILIADSPFLTKASSIFNQSNFEMMKDWILTTNIQLNYYYFGKPGQQANNILTGGQPDLESDAYDAIQGYFSDILSNYYGQQTLPNSAVQKVTTMIDNIIAAYKQRIEKNNWLSDSGKASVLDKLNNMKVYVGYPSKVPEKGDFSSLNLSQGESIRDMEREINNYTFDLHTKEFSQYAPYTAWQTPSWYQNAEYMSVDNSFTIYDGILTTQYISDDYSDSQNYGGLGVVIGHEISHAFDSDGSHYDKDGNYSDIWTREDRQNFTNLTDKMVKEYNGVPLFGHSINGENTLAENIADNGGLNVALEVAKSLPDFNANEFFTAYAQTLAAPVDASYYSEDAFKESHSPDALRANIGVQNLDDFYKTYDVKPGDPMWLDPAKRVNIW
- a CDS encoding SLAP domain-containing protein; the protein is MEKIVVSLFAGLLLLGTASTLDVSTASADSSATATEQSPSENYVVFMITGNASVYGPNGMDLKMPAPISNKSYQVSTKDIVTLKDGTVLYPINNDNQYVKSTEVEVAQNNEEPADNYIAFMITGNAPVYSPTGMDLKMLAPISNKNYEVSTKDIIKLDDGTYLYPINDFNQYVKSTDVEQALNSETPIQWKTTPLDTIVHTKDLIGIPLYDQDGNIIEYQALGADSYWYTDKKIENPKTGEVFYRVSTNEYVSSVDII
- a CDS encoding LysR family transcriptional regulator; amino-acid sequence: MNERDLKYFCDLVETGSYTATAKKFQVTQPAISVALKRLESEYNTQLMNHPAHSSGLITTSAGEVLYIKARRLIKEFSQLESEVKHADDQKVRLGFSHVAGGIWLPRVVQTFAHHKLLPAVTTEVDISEHLLDHLRNRKLDAAIFSSLEPLISDDLQVYPLETHPLCVLANIHHPLSHLHMIEAKDLQQFQIIARQPQSLPRNALERYCENSNVKPKIIYEAPSSQLVEKLVARNLGIGFVIDGSVTLSHDVVKIPLKPSKSIDCYMQMAVRKSFIPNKHQEECIELLKNIKDQN
- the lepB gene encoding signal peptidase I; this encodes MHNLKDKFLAMFQWKYFIRTLLIVILIFCSIYFSFQYIFSKNYITGPSMQPNFYTGNHVISVRHAKVNRGDVIILQAPDEKNALYVKRVIGLPGDTLTSKNGTLYINGKLYKEPFLKKGNLMTEPLNSIYADMAYSYTYSFSISSLAETPNWEKFYSKSYLKKLQKTNRIPKDSYFVMGDHRTVSKDSREIGFIDRSKIVGRVSLRYLPLNKFTFY